CTGACGAAACCGCTTCCACGATCAACTTTCTTACATATCCGTTCCAAGATAGGAGTATCCAATAGATCCTCCATCTTGCGGGGGCGTCTTAACAGTAAATAATTTGTATATTATTGTAAACTAATTCATGTACGTATTATTTGTATTTAGGTAGTCAATAGTTCTAGAAGGTCAATATTGTTCCAACTACTTCACCTTATTCTCCTATTCTTGTTGTACAGATGTATTTAAATATTCTGATGGTCAATGAATAAAATACAATTTCCTTTTGCAATTCTATTCACTCCATACAAACTTGAGTCTGAGTTTTGTAGAAACGTAAGTTTGGTGCATGAGATCTAGAACTATAGAAGGGTTTAAGTTCTCTCGGTTGAAACTCTGGATAGGGATGTAGTTTGTAGGTCTTTCGAAGCCTGCGCTCTTAAGGGAGGTGACGCATCTAAAGCAAAAGCGTGTGTTGAAGTGTGTAGTTGGTTTGTTaccttgatattttttttaagttttcatCAAGTCAATTGTATACATATGTTGAAGGCGTCTTGCATTCTTTCAGTTTCATATTGATCTCTTTTTATCATTTCAATAAATTTCAATTTGCAGACAAAACTTTGCATAGAAATATCAACAAATTGATAAACTAATATGTAATAACATAAGTTGAAGAAACCAATCGATAAGCAACTAGTATTAAATCACGCAAATTAGCTTTGAAAAAATTGTCAGAAGTGGGATTTGAACCCACGCTCTCTCACGAGAACCAGAACTTGAGTCTGGCGCCTTAGACCACTCGGCCATCCTGACTTTGGTGTTGTTACTTTGATTTAGCTCTTTAATTTTCTTTATTGATTATTTTGTTTATCCTTGCAATCTACTCCTACAATTGTAAAGTGCTGCCAACAAACTTCTCTCGTATATACGTAAAAATACCCTTTTAACTATTCATATAATTTACACCCTAACATAGTGTAttcatattatattatattgtattgtattgATGAATTATGCAGTACAAGTACTTATTGGGGGTATAAattcagtggcggaactagaataTTAACTGAGGGGtattctaaaaaaaaaatttcaccGTGCAAtcgtacaatattaaaaaaacgacaataaataaataaagtaaaacaaatacctaatagatttgtcattttcttttttttcatagcttgaaatcgttccatcacatcgtcgtcttttacttcacGTAAAAAATACTTTTTCAaccgcacaaaccatagcattgttcaaaaattccgggcccattcgattgcgtaaatccgtcttgacaacCTTTaatttcgaaaaacatctttcaacggttgcggttgcaaccggtaaaagcaaagctagcttcactacccgataaactgaaagaaaagaaCTATGCGTTCCCGTTCCAACCATAACACGCGCAAGATCACTTATTCCATTCAAGTTTGCAAATTTATCACCATCACTTGACGAAATGGGCAATTGGGATTTGGGCTTATTTACAATCTTTTATTATATTGGGCTAACATATTGAGCAATTGAGCTTATTATTTGCAATCTTCAATTGAGATTTGGACTTATTATTTTCAATTGATTTGGGCTTACGGACTCTTTTTTAGGGGTGTCCTCGTAACTGTTCAGGGGTATCCTTGGTATGAAAACCGagaaaacaaattttttttacactatcgataaaaagttgagccgtagcccgtgctacggctcggACAACACAAGGTCCGCCCCTGTATAAACTCACATGATAATTTTATAATTAGTTCTCACCTTTCAGTAGCCTAATTTTTTTCCATAGTTGAACTATCTTATAATGTTCAGCCACCCATATTTTACATATGTTTTGTTCGAACTGTTAGCATCTAAAGGATGAATCTTGATGATATTATCAAACGCTATATATAGGGATGATAATAGTTTATGCCGTTAGTAATTCATATTGTGTATTCTTGAtattttaaagatataaatttgTACACGTTGGTGTCTCGAGGTTGTTTTTCTCAGCCACTTTTATCCCTATTAGATAATTTACTATCAATATGGTTTTAGGCCCCTTATTAATACATTCATAAAAGATGGACCATCGATGATTGTTTGTCCCATTTTGGGTTGGTCTACAAATAGTGAGCCCATAATGGTATAGTCCAAACAATCTCAATATTAAAGGAAACTTAAATCCATTAAGATaggacacccccccccccccccacacacacacacattctcGCTTCCTCTCTATGAGACATCAACTTAGTTTTTTCTTCTCAAAATGCACTACCATCTCTCATACATGCATATGATCATTTTATGTTGATTTAAATGACATTGACTTTATCGTTAGGTCCACGAAGCTTTAACCATGTGCCCTTTTAACGGGTAATCTTTCAATTGATAGATGTGAGCAAGGACAAGGAACACAAAGCACAAGTCTATATAGCCACCCAAAACATCATTGGTGGGTTAACACACCCGATCTAGCACTGTTGTTGTGTGATATGTGTATAATTATACATATGATTTGCATCATTCATAACCCGTTTTTGATTGTTTTCTCGTGGTAAATTAGTTCTAAATTTGTTTACTTGTGATTTTCATAAACAAACGAGCTACTAAAAGACAAAATAAGCGTTCCCACAATGATAACCAGAAAATGTCAATAAACATGCCCAGACACCAAGTCGTGCATGCGAGCCACGCCCCGTGCCACTCACTCGGAAAAAGACAAGTTACGTGAACTTAATGGTAGCGTATTAACTACCTATTTTATCCGTTAAGCAAATCTAAGACAAACCATTATCATTAAAATACATTAAACTTATTTAACTCTTACATTATTTTTGAACGACGAATCACACACTCCAAAATTTTACACCACCTAAGACTTGTTTCACACACTCCAAACTTTAAATCGTATGATTTAAAGTTAAAACTTAAAACTACTATTCATATTTCTAAATCCCTAACCCTAACTACAAATATGGGCCGTTACCTCATGCTTAAAGTAAAGCCTTAAATTAATGAGAGGCATAACGGGCTACAAAACAAAACCCAATAAAAAGCACAATAAGCCCAAACAAAGGCTAAAGATCTTTCTAGAAGGTCATTTCTGGAACACACAAATATTTACAACGACCATTTCATTTTCTCAATAATAATTATTATTCTGAAAGAAAAATTCTACACAAACCCCTCCCTCTCGCCTCCATCTTTTTGTCAGCCCACCGCTTAACCCTTTCTTTACAAAAGCAATTCCACAAGGTTTTTCATCTTCAAACTCGATCTATACGTCATCTAGAGGTACGGTACGATCTCTCGTCTGCAACTTTTTTAGATCTTAAATTCATCAACGTTATCTTGTTAGATTCAACCTTACTGTTTAGTTAGCTCTGTTTGATTTGATCTGATGAATTGTTGTTTAGTAGTTTACAGTTGTTGCAAATCTGTATAGATTTAGTAGGTTTTTAGGTTAAGCATTTGTTGCAGTGGTTTAAATTGAGATTTGAATTTGATTTGTAGTGTTTGATCTGTTAGTTAGGCTTATTGATTGAGTCGGATAATCGAATCGCATTTGTTGTTTGGTTGTTTATATGACGTCGTCGTTGTTTTAAAGTTGTTTGATATTAGTTTTGAATTAACCGGAACATTTGCTTCGATTCTGTTCGGTTTTGCACATTTGAACTGCGTATGTCGTGCGGCGGTagatgttaagtttatgatgtaGAATCTGTTACTCTGTTAGTTAGGGTTATTGATCGAATTTGATTGTGTTTGTGATGTTGTGTTAGTTTGTAGGAAGtgaataagttttgttttaaacGTGTTTTGTGAATCGTTGTTTTGAATCAACTGAAAAAATGCGTGGATTCTGTTCAGTTGTGCACATTTCAACTGCATATGTCGTAGGCGGTGGTagatgttaagtttatgatgtaGAATTTTTCACTGGAGTTTGTTCATCCCTTTGAAATAATCGTGGTTGTAAAAGTCGGTGATTAATTGGGATTAATAAGGATTGAAATTCTATATGTAATTTTTTGaacttatttatatatatatacacacaagttttataaaaatatatataaatctgTAAAATTATTTTTCGGATTGAATTAATAAACATAATCTTTCAATTACTTCAACAGTTCAACTCTTCAAGGAATTTGACTGATTGCCGATTTTAGGTCCGACTGGGTGAAATTTAATTAGTAAACTACCGATTACCAATTAATTGCCGATTAATATTGATTTTTACAACATTGGAAAGAATGGTCAACTTGGGAAGGTTCTGGTTCAGTAGTTAACAATTTAAATAGACGAATAATCACACCGTTGGCGATATATCTTAAATACCTTATATGAGACTTTGGTTTGCGTCGTATTTGTATGTGACCtgtatttgttttatttgatGTTTAAGCTTATTTTTTTGGAACAGGGTAAACTCATTTGAGTTAACAAGTTACATTACTCAACAAAGATGAGCGTGGTCGGATTTGATCTTGGGAACGAGAGTTGCGTTGTTGCAGTTGCCAGACAAAGAGGAATCGACGTCGTTCTTAATGATGAGTCAAAGCGTGAGACTCCTGCTCTCGTGTGTTTCGGGGACAAACAGCGGTTTCTTGGAACAGCTGGTGCTGCCACCAGTATGATGAACCCGAAGAATACCATCTCCCAGATTAAGCGGTTAATAGGTCGTCCGTTCTCTGACCCTGAGTTGCAACAGGATCTCAAATCGTTGCCTTTTTCCGTGACCGAAGGACCCGATGGTTTCCCGTTGATCAATGCACGGTATCTCGGGGAAACAAGATCGTTCACCCCAACTCAGCTTATGGGAATGGTTTTTTCGAATATGAAGACAATAGCGGAGAAGAATTTGAATGCAGCGGTTGTCGATTGCTGCATTGGGATACCTATTTATTTCACTGATCTTCAAAGAAGAGCTGTTATGGATGCAGCTACTATAGCTGGCTTGCATCCGTTACGGTTGATGCATGAAACAACCGCAACTGCTCTGGCGTACGGAATTTACAAGACGGATTTACCCGAGAATGAACAGATCAACGTAGCCTTTGTCGACATTGGGCATGCTAGCATGCAGGTGTGCATAGCAGGCTTCAAGAAAGGCCAGTTAAAGGTATTGGCTCATTCTTTCGACCGTTGTCTGGGCGGTAGGGATTTCGATGAGGTTCTGTTCCAGCATTTCGCCGAAAAGTTCAAGGCGGAGTACAAAATCGACGTGTTCCAGAACGCAAGGGCTTGCCTCAGGCTTCGTGCTGCATGTGAGAAGCTAAAGAAGGTACTCAGCGCAAATCCCGAGGCACCTATGAACATAGAATGCTTGATGGACGACAAGGATGTTAGAGGTTTTATAAAGAGAGACGACTTTGAACAAATTAGCACCCCGATATTGGAACGTGTAAAGAAACCTCTTGAGAAGGCTCTTTCAGAGGCTCAACTTACAGTTGACAATATTTACGCTGTTGAAGTTGTTGGTTCCGGTTCTAGGGTGCCAGCTGTGATCAAGATCTTGACGGAATTTTTCGGGAAAGAACCGAGGCGTACAATGAATGCAAGTGAGTGTGTATCCAAAGGCTGTGCTTTACAATGTGCTATTCTTAGTCCCACCTTTAAAGTTAGAGAGTTTCAGGTATGATCTACCTTTTTTCACATTTTTGTGACGTGTTAGTGACTTTTGATTTTATACGAACCTAATTTGGAATATTGGATTGTTTTTAAGGTACAAGAGAGCTTTCCGTTTCCGATCTCTTTGACATGGAAAGGTACCGCTCAAGATTCTCAGAACGGAAACGTCGAGAATCAACAGAGCAGTATTGTTTTTCCCAAGGGAAATCCGATTCCCAGTGTGAAAGCGTTGACTTTCTTCAGGGCTGGTACATTTACGGTAGACTTGCAATATGCAGATGTCAGTGAATTGCAGGCTCCACCGAAAATCAGTACTTACACAGTAAGAGTTGCTCAAAGATTCAATTGTTTCGCTGCATGTCTTCCAGTCTTTTGAACTATCCTCATATCCTAAATTTTTATTGGATGATGATTTTGCACAGATTGGACCGTTTCAAGCGGCGAAAGGTGAGCGCGCTAAGGTGAAGGTTAAAGCGCGTTTGAATTTGCACGGAATTGTGTCTGTTGAATCTGCACAGGTGGGTTATTATAGAGTTTCACGGTCAAATCTTTTTATGCTTGAATTGTAACATTACTTTTGTGGCTGATTTGTATTATCACAGCttattgaagaagaagaagttgatGTCCCGGTGACAAAAGAACCTTCTAAGGAAACAACAAAGATGGATGTGGATAAGGCTCCAGCTGATGCGCCTACAACAAATGAAACCGATGTAAACATGCAGGATGCCTCGGGGGCTGAGAACGGTGTTTCAGAGACCGGAGATGTTCCTGCTCAGATGGAGACTGAATCAAAGGTTAGTAAAATATATTCAACTAGCCTTTTGACCCGCGGCGGTGGTGGTgtcgaaacgtaaagtaactTGAATTTTTACTGCCtagtgaaaacgtattatatttgacctgtcTCGTTTCCCACAAAACGTAGACCAAacaaaaacgtacat
The sequence above is drawn from the Helianthus annuus cultivar XRQ/B chromosome 12, HanXRQr2.0-SUNRISE, whole genome shotgun sequence genome and encodes:
- the LOC110904574 gene encoding heat shock 70 kDa protein 15, encoding MSVVGFDLGNESCVVAVARQRGIDVVLNDESKRETPALVCFGDKQRFLGTAGAATSMMNPKNTISQIKRLIGRPFSDPELQQDLKSLPFSVTEGPDGFPLINARYLGETRSFTPTQLMGMVFSNMKTIAEKNLNAAVVDCCIGIPIYFTDLQRRAVMDAATIAGLHPLRLMHETTATALAYGIYKTDLPENEQINVAFVDIGHASMQVCIAGFKKGQLKVLAHSFDRCLGGRDFDEVLFQHFAEKFKAEYKIDVFQNARACLRLRAACEKLKKVLSANPEAPMNIECLMDDKDVRGFIKRDDFEQISTPILERVKKPLEKALSEAQLTVDNIYAVEVVGSGSRVPAVIKILTEFFGKEPRRTMNASECVSKGCALQCAILSPTFKVREFQVQESFPFPISLTWKGTAQDSQNGNVENQQSSIVFPKGNPIPSVKALTFFRAGTFTVDLQYADVSELQAPPKISTYTIGPFQAAKGERAKVKVKARLNLHGIVSVESAQLIEEEEVDVPVTKEPSKETTKMDVDKAPADAPTTNETDVNMQDASGAENGVSETGDVPAQMETESKVEAPKKKVKKSNIPVSESVYGAMQPADLQKAVEKEFEMALQDRVMEETKDKKNAVEAYVYEMRNKLHDKLHEFVKDVDREAFIAKLQETEDWLYEDGEDETKGVYVAKLDELKKQGDPIEHRYKEHSERGSTVDQLVNFVNWYKQAAASSDPNYEHIDLSEKQKVLNECSEVENWLREKKQIQDSLPKHADPVLLSSDIRKKSETLDRVCRPIMTKPKPAPPKAAAPETPSSPAPAQASEQSSQGTENAASPNPNPDANGESSDAPSAMETEKPEAAA